A section of the Saccopteryx leptura isolate mSacLep1 chromosome 4, mSacLep1_pri_phased_curated, whole genome shotgun sequence genome encodes:
- the LOC136404356 gene encoding uncharacterized protein, whose amino-acid sequence MLRSDPWIPERFAESLPGSGQCLPTVFCPSPPATESIQGPGQCLPTVLCPSPPATESIQGPGQCLPTILCPSPPPSPPTTESVQGSGQCLPTVFCPSPPPRSPSRALARLWPVSAHRPLPLTPATESIQGSGQCLPTVLCPSPPATESIQGSGQCLPTVFCPSPPATESIQGSGQCLPTVFCPSPPPLTPATESVQGSGQCLPTVFCPSPPITESIQGSGQCLPTVFCPSPPATESIQGSGQCLPTVLCPSPPTMESIQGSGQCLPTVLCPSPPPWSPSREAGLFPPTRPPAPGASL is encoded by the exons ATGTTGCGTTCCGATCCCTGGATCCCTGAGAGGTTTGCAGAGAGCCTGCCGGGCTCTGGCCAGTGTCTGCCCACCGTcttctgcccctcaccccccGCCACGGAGTCcatccagggccctggccagtgtctGCCCACcgtcctctgcccctcaccccccgCCACGGAGTCcatccagggccctggccagtgtctgcccaccatcctctgcccctcaccccccccctcaccccccaccacgGAGTCCGTCCAGGGCTCTGGCCAGTGTCTGCCCACCGTCTTCTGCCCCTCACCCCCGCCACGGAGTCCATCCAGGGCTCTGGCCA GGCTCTGGCCAGTGTCTGCCCACCGTCCTCTGCCCCTGACCCCCGCCACGGAGTCCATCCAGGGCTCTGGCCAGTGTCTGCCCACcgtcctctgcccctcaccccccgCCACGGAGTCCATCCAGGGCTCTGGCCAGTGTCTGCCCACCGTcttctgcccctcaccccccGCCACGGAGTCCATCCAGGGCTCTGGCCAGTGTCTGCCCACCGTcttctgcccctcacccccccccctcacccccgccACGGAGTCCGTCCAGGGCTCTGGCCAGTGTCTGCCCACCGTcttctgcccctcaccccccatcACGGAGTCCATCCAGGGCTCTGGCCAGTGTCTGCCCACCGTcttctgcccctcaccccccGCCACGGAGTCCATCCAGGGCTCTGGCCAGTGTCTGCCCACcgtcctctgcccctcaccccccaccatgGAGTCCATCCAGGGCTCTGGCCAGTGTCTGCCCACCGTCTTGTGCCCCTCACCCCCGCCATGGAGTCCATCCAGGGAGGCAGGGCTCTTCCCTCCGACTCGACCCCCAGCGCCAGGAGCGAGCCTGTGA